In Zingiber officinale cultivar Zhangliang chromosome 9B, Zo_v1.1, whole genome shotgun sequence, the genomic window cccctttgggagaaagcaagatttggtggtttcctcccattcttgggaggatttctgggcaattctaagggagatctcgacgatttcgactccggagcgtggattggatccgaagacgaagcttctttgtagataagttttctctttctcccttttcttggtttcttggattgggggattcaaggaatgcttgtaatctctatttcttcgggttttcttcctcgattcatggagtagatctggtattctaggattaagggagtatttgtatgatggattgatgtaatctcttatgaatttgccattttcttatttcaatgacattatctttcttgtatcaattagatcttgaatgattgatggtggtttgcgcttaattctcattctggattgattgtttggatttcttatggacttggtaaagataaactctcactcgatcatccgagggatccacgtgacaggtgcaagcccgtgtaaggacgtttgagagataatcttgaagaggaaataggaatattcaagagagtaggatggattctatgattagattcttgtatctttatagattaataagttgtgggcttctatgttgatatccgaggaaggcatagtaataggtgcgcttctgtgtaaggacaacgtaggttcatgtctaattaatcctatttagatacatttctcagtccttagccggttgtctattgcaagagggaaccggcaactttctacatgtttggaaattgaggaataagaattggtgaaccatttacattcaagaaatcttacaaagaaaccgaaactcctagaatctccctttatcataacccaaaacactaaactcttgtttgttgatctctaatattagatttgtttacctttactttgcttttgaaacgattggatagttgtttagctaattcgcattgagacatttctagtgcttattccagtccctgtggatacgataatcttttatattacttgcgacatttccgtacacttgcggagcgtaacacttcgccggaggtacgcaatcacACCATCTCTGATATTGGaagccacttcatagtttcctcttgcctgacttgagcgtcggagggtcgtcgccgggaaccccttcctggcccgacttctttgtaggtccgccggagctccatacggccagtcagagatccacgtcaccGGTTCGGAGATCGCAACGTGCCCAGAGTctatcgactcagcgttcggacaggatcagcgaccaactgagaatctgagtgAATAAGTACTTTTGTGGCTCTAACATGTCGTGCTGCCTGTAAGTcgactatcaaggcttcatactcgacttcgttgttggtggcccgatatgttggttgctactcggaaaacctataggttccactgtacaaaaattttgtacaaaggtctgaaccttttcctagctaccatgtgttcttttaaattaaattttggatcgcctgcggaacttaacacgtttgatccaaaacttaatctatttgttcttttaggttttgacttggatctcctgcggaacttaacacgttcgacccaagtctccttaagttattaattccattaaatattaatttccataaaaggttcccagtactgacgtggcgaggcacatggccttcttggatatgggagcaaccaccaccgactagacaaaacctttaatagaaagctaatatttaatttcctaaaataactttaggttaaccaaagagaacaatcaaatcacaaggaaaagaaagaaacaaaagaacacaacatcgaaaaacatattcgaaatactagaacgtaagcctcttgtatttgatattatttccataaataactagcatgatgcggaaaaaaactactagttataccttctagaaagacctcttgatcttctaccgtattcctcttctaacctcggacgttgtgtgggcaacgatcttccaagatgagaaaccaccaaccaccttcttctcctccaagcaaggttcggccacaaaggaaaacttcaccaaggagaaaaaccaaaatactaaccaagctccaagagatgctagcttcctctccttcttcttcttcttctcctagtagtatccggccaccacaagagctccaagggaatagagatgttcggccaccacaagaagaagagagggaaagggtgttggccggccacaccaaagaataagagagggagagaaataataagggttatctcatgaaggcaccctcaccccttcttttatattccttggcctaggcaaattaggaaatttaattacaataaaatttcctcaatttccttgacatgatttaatttagaaaaataaaataaattttccaaatcaaacttcaatggccggccacaatcaaaaggagcaaattaagagagtttcaatcaacaaattaaaacttcctaatttgtttccggaaattttaaaaaataaaatttctctttaaaaatctcttcatggttaataaaaggaaatttctataattttaattttattaacatgtgaataattttaaagagaaaataaaacatctctccaatctacaaataaggaaagagatctaatctctttctttaatcttttgtagatcttttacaagagagatattttaattttaattctctttaaattatatcttccacataataataaaaattaaaattaaatttcttttttaatttaatttggccggccccactagcttgggttcaagctagggccggccacccaaaatcatacctaggcaggccctagcttgttcccaagctagcttggccggcccctattgggtgggtatagaaggtgggtataggtgggtatagaactctacaaataagaggctacgatagggaccgagaggaggaattggttttggtctcccgataaaattaagcatcccgtgtccgccccgaacacacaattttatcaatgataattcattccactagagaactatcattgaactaccgtaccaatcccaaattacatttttgggctccttcttattatgagtgtgttagtctccctgtgtttaagatatcgaatgtccactaattaagtgagttactgacaactcatttaattaatatctaagtccaagagtagtaccactcaaccttattatcatgtcggactaagtccacctgcagggtttaacatgacaatctttatgagctcctcttgaggacattatcaacctagtatctctaggacacagtttccttctataatcaacaacacacactataagtgataccatttcccaacttatcgagtttattgattcatcgaactaaatctcacccattgataaattaaagaaataaatatcaaacatatgtgcttgttattatattaggattaagagcacacacttccataataactgaggtctttgttcctttataaagtcagtataaaagaaacgacctctaatggtcctactcaatacactctgagtgtactagtgtaattatatagtcaagataaactaatacctaattacactacgaccttctaatggtttgttcctttccattttagtcgtgagctactgtttataatttataaggtactgataacatcatcttctgtatgtgaccccacatactatgttatccacaatataaattaaatgaacaactacaaacaaatgtagacaattagaccaaatgtgattctttattcataatgaatgtttacaaagcttaggctttcagtatacactccaacacgatAGTCCAACCGAACGGAAAGTTATACCTGGTCTTCCCGTTGTGAGATGAGCAGAACGTCGATCCTGCTACCTTGTCGAGTGGGCAAACCATCAatatatattctccaagttgctgCTGGCTCGGCGTTCTGGACCTCTGTGACCAAATCAGCCAAGGCCCGAGCTTTGATAGTCGTTCGAGGTTGATATTCAATAtcgacatatattctccaagttgttGCTGGCTCGGCGTTCTGGACCCCTGTGACGAAATCAGCCAAGACCTAAGTTTTGATAGtcgttcggggttgatattgaatatcaaactcgTTTAACTCGGTTGCCCATTTAATTAGCCATCCGGACACCTCTGGGTTTAGGAGAACTCTTCCCAAGATACTGTTAGTCAACACGATGATCGGATGGGCGAGGAAGTACAGGCAGAATCTTTGAGCGGTTGACACCAGCGCATAAGCCAATTTTTCAAGACAGGTGTAGCGGGACTCTGTATCTTATAATATATGGATTAGAAAATACACGGACTGCTATTCAGGGCCATTCTGTTTTACTAATGCCAAGCCAGCCACATACTCGGTGGCCAACAGATAGATCTAGAGCGACTCCCCAGCGCTTGGCTTAGCTAACAAGGagttaagatactccttgagctcttccaaCACTCGGTCACACTCCGCGTCCCACTGGAATTTTTTCACTCGGCGCAACACCTTGAAAATGGCAGGCTCCGATCgaatgacttggatatgaatctagaCAGTGTGGTGATCCGTCCGGTCAGTCGTTGGACCTCCTTCAAGCTGCGAGCCGGGGGCATGTCTTGTAGTGCCTTCAGTTTGCTCGGATTCACCTCGATACCCCGTTCGGTGATGATATATCCGAAGAAACATCCACTCTTgccgccgaacagacacttgctcgggttcagcttcATTTCGTATCTCCTCAAGGTTCGACATGTTTCTTCGATATCTGCACACAAATCAGCAGCTCGGACTAactttattaatatgtcgtcgacgtaTACATCTAAGTTGCGGCTGATCTGCTTGCGAAACACCTTATTCATTAGCCTCTGGTAGATGGCAccagcgttcttcagtccgaatggcATGACATTGTAGCATAACGTTCCATCAGCCAtgataaagctaaccttttcctaaTCTTCTTTGGCGAGCAacacttggtggtagccttgatacgcatcaagcatgcagatcagctcacaacctgctgtagagtccaccatttggtctatcctgggtagcggatagaaatccttcggacACACCTTATTTAGATTGCGAAAGTCGATGCATACTCGTCATTTGTTACCTGGCCTAGAGACCAGCACGACTTAGCGAGCCAGCTTGGAAACTGGACTTCCCGAATGTAAGGAAATTGTATAATTGGCAATTATCGCTCGGATGACCAGTGCATCGCTGTAAGGAAATTCCACTCCCTCTAAATCTCTAGGGCCGAAATTGATTTCAAGTCTTTCAGCTTTCTCCCTGCTGCAGCCAATAGTGTGGATCTCGAGTCGCCGAGCATAcgacttccttgctcggttagaatctTCGTCGGTCGGGCCACCGACGATCATTCCTATCTCTCCCCGAGCAGTGTTACTCCGGTTCTCTTCCTCCCATGTCGACGGTTGGTTCCGCTCGGCAAAGACTCAGGCGAGACTTTGATTGCTCCCATGTTGAGGCCGATGGTCGAGTGGTTCGGTTGTTGTCCTTTCTTCCTCCCTTCGGACGGTTGATCGACACCTTTGTAGCCGATCAGGTTATGGGGATCGACGACGATATCTTTGTGGGGACGGCCTGCTAGCTGCCAGGTCGTAGCAATCCCGGGTGTTGTACGTCGTCGACTGGTGAAAGGAGCAAAACATCAGCGTCCACATCTTGCCTGTTGCTGCCTTTGGACAAGCGGCCATCACATGTTGCACGACATGTGTCTTGGGCTCGTGTGATGGGGCTCCTCCTGATCGAGGCCGCTAGATGCTCCTGCAAGCTCAGTTGGCATCTCCTTTTTCCTTgccgcttgagcttcttccatgtTGATGTATTTGTTGACCTTCTTTTGTAGGTGGCCAAAGTCCCTCGGCGATCTCcgaatgagcgaccggaagaactctccttcggtgagcccttgggtgaaggcattcacCAATACGTCCGAGGAGACCGacgggatgtccatcgccacttgattgaagcgctGAATATAGGCCCTCAATATCTCTCTAGGCCCCTGCTTTAGTAAGAATAGATTCACACTTGTCTTCTGGTAGCGGCGACTACTAGCAAAGTGATGCAGGAAGCCCGCTCGGAATTCTTTGAAGCTATGGATCGAGTTGCTTGGTAATCGTTTAAACCAACATTGCACTGATCCAACTAGTGTAGTCAGGAAGATTCGGTATTTCACCCCATCCGTGTACTGGTGAAGTGTGattgtgttatcaaacttggccCAGTGGTCGTCGGGGTCGGTCGCTCCATTATATTCCCCGATCGTCAGTGGAGTGTAATGCTTCAGCAGAGGGTCATTTAGAATCCCCTCTGAAAACTACTGATTGACCCGCTCGGGTGAATCATCCTCTTTGGGTGCCTTCTTTTTCCTTGTGTCTCGAGCGGGTGCCTCATTCGaggaagatccccgatctctatccgCTCGGCTCCTTTCTTCTGCTGGAATCCATAACAGTGCTCAGTGGTATGGGACTGATGACTTCTCCATAGGTGCCGATCGGCTTTTTGTTCGGTTCCCGAGTGGAAATTTATTCCACTTGGTCTCCTTGCTCATCCTGGCAACCTACCGCTGAGGCTGCAAGCTCCTGTGCTTGGCGTTCGTCCAGTGCCTATTGGCGCTTGGCCAGCGCCTATTGTTGCTGTTGTTCCACTATCTTCGCCGCTCAGGCATGTATCAGCGTGTCGAGCTCTTCTTGCATCGACGTCACCGTTGTGAATCGTttagcgtcttccatcttctcgttcgGATGCAGGTTACGATTCCCACAGGTGCTGccaaatgatcctgtccgaaagcgtgAAACTGGAAAGTCGGGGATGTGGCAGCTCGCTGACTGGATGAAGATCTCACTCCTCTctccaaaataaaccaaactagGGAAAGGGTCCCTGgccttgaccctccgacgcttaagttagaAACAATAGTAGGaagagaaattaaaaataatagagATAGAGATGAATCTTGCCTTTCTTCATTCCTAGCATACTTTTTTATACCTTTCCTAGTGACCCGCCATTTTTccctatttaatgatattaattatcgaCAAAAGGCACCTTTGTCTTGTCTTTTTCGCATTCAATGTTAGAtggagtgttctcttttgttttctcttcctCTTATTAAGTATTCGTCTTTTTCTCTTTTATTACTTTATCagttcattattaatatgtacaATGTCAATGTCATACCCCGAACCAGACGGGTGACCCGCTCGGCCCACTCTCCTACCGACCGGGTTGACCGAACACTGATTCATCCAGATGGCCAATCGGACAGTGATTCCTCCAATCGACTGTTGTAGTCACTTCTCGCTGAGGTCGGCTTGGCTTAAGCCATGGAGTTGATCATCTTAATTTTAACTTATACCGTGACAATTGACCCATACCAAACAGACTCTTCTTTATCGCCGCTCCAATAGATTTGAGTTCTTGTTTTTAAACACAAGTAAGCATGCATTATCAACAATTCAGTAATATAAAAGTAAATAATTCAAATAACAGGAGAGTCCCTTTGCTCCTCCTTGCTGAGACTACATATATATACTAGGTAACATTAGTAGTTGACCAATTCAGGTCTTTGTACATCAAATCTATATCAACTATATATATCGCTCAGTCCACCAATAAGTAATTAAGCTTCGGTGGCTTAGCTCAGTACCTCGCCAAAATTCTACCATTTCTATATGAACTGAGAACTGAGAACTGAGAACTGAGAACTGAGTGGGGAAACATTACAATAACTTAGAGGGGTATGCCCTAGTATTAGTGGTAAACCACTCAAAGTATGCAATTTATTTGTATTAGTATTCCGCACGCAGCCCTCCATTGGTCTAAAATGTGGCTGCTCAAAAGTTCTCTTTGTGGAAGTCGAACTTTGTGCTGGTCTTGTGGGAAAAATCGTACGCCAGCTCGCGTAGTTCTTTCGTCAGAGTTGGAGCTCCACAGTAGAACACGCCTGCAGTCGCACAAATTAATCTTCAGCGTTAAGCTTAAAATCCAATACTTCACTGAAAGTGACCTTGATCAATAAACTTATCTAACATTGTGATGCGCCATTAATACTACACAAGTTGTTTTTTTTCCCTGATAAACCACTTTAGATGTTTGTTAAAGCGCACCATATGACTTATGTTGCTTTAAAACATTTATTATTCGGTTGTTAGATTCAATGCTAGTTTACCAAATTCATTTAGATATGAAAGATAGTGGGAAAGGTGACGTACCAATTCGCTTATCGCGGTGTTTGAGCGCGATGCGCTTGTACACTGTCCGCCAATTGGGGCGGGCGAAGTGCGACTTGACCCGAGTGCCCGAGACGACGTCCAAGCCGTGCTTGGCGTGGTTGAGGGACTGCAACATAGCGATGAGGGCGGAGCGCACGTCGCCCTCCTCGTACACGCTGGTGCAGTAGTTGTGGAGTTCGATCACCCCCTTCTTGTCCGTTTCTGCCACCTCGTTCATCACTCCCCGGAACCATTCGAACGACCCCTGCTCCCGCGTCACCCAGTAGAAGTAGGCCCGCCGCGTCTTGAACGACGACGCTGCCGACGTCGACACCGAGGCCGACCTCTTGTGCGAGCTGCCGCTCTCGATGTTGCCGTCATCGTAAATGTCGTCGTCAGCCAGTCCCAGGGCCTCCAATTCCTTCATGTTGTTGACGATGTCCTTGACGATGCTGATGAAGGGCGTGGCCCCGATGCCCAGCCCCACCAGCAGTACCACTTCGTACTGCTTGTAGTCTTGGGCTGGCGCTCCATAAGGCCCGTCAATAAGCAGCCTTGGAAAGCTATAGAATAACAGGCAATCTATAAGCACTAAGCATAGGTAATCAATGCATGTTTATTAGTAAACCCCCAAAATCACCCCTAGAAATAGAAGGAACATATCCTTGCGACCTGGGATAGAGCAAAGCATTAAAATATTACAGAGTCTCTTGAACCTTTACCTATCACTCGTATTATTTATTCCTCGATCAAAGGATTAGATAGGATAATAGGTGCGAGAGGACAAAGCCACAAAGGGCCCTTGAATTTTCTAGCAAACGGGAGAGATATATTTGGACGTCGCCTCCCCGAGATGGATGAATAAATAAAAGGATAAAATTGCATTGGGAAGAGAACTAAAATGAAGGTGTCAGTGCTGCCATGCTAGTATGCTACTATGCCCATGAGAATCAATCCATTTTCCAACGTCGTCATAAATGAGAATAAGATGGGACGGGTGCAAGTTGTCACGGCTACTCACCTTCTGCTGGCTCCATTGCTGCTGTCATCGTCGTAGTCTGCTCTCAAAAGCCCACTTTTCCCAGAAGTTGGTGGTTGACACACCTGCACACAACGCGCATCGTTTAGTAAAATCCCAATTTATGATCAACCCTTTCATGCTGATCTGCTCGATTATCATTTTGAAATACCTGGGAGAAAACTGATTTAAGCTGCCTGGTCCAGTCACCGAGTGTCCGTATGTGCACGCTGACATAATCATCTTGTGGAGCCGAGGTGATGGAGAATGGATGCCTGCCCATTTCAGTACAATTTAATCAAATATATCACTTAGCAGCAAAAGGTTTGTCATTGACAGAGTGAAAAAATATTTACCACTGAAAAGGGGAGACGGCAGCGCAGTTGACGAATATATACTGTCCACTATGGTATCTGAAGCCCGGTGGCTTGGACACATGAAGGGCCAAGACGTTGCCTGGATACACTGCAACTTTCAATATCTTCACGGCGCTGATACTCGACCTGAACGCCCTTATCAGCCGTTCACTCGCGTACAGGATAACCGGAATCGCCAGATACATCCAGGTCTGGTCAACAGATGTTTAATTAGCTAAAGCAATCATCAATGGGACAGTTTGTCTTGGCCACACGCACCGTTTTTTTGTACCACTCTTTGGTGAGGTAAAGGAAGTAGCCGTGGACGATGAGGAGAGCATAGACGACGATGAAGAGGTGGTGGGAGTACCAGAAGGCGTTGAAGCCGGTTGCACGATGGAAAGGCTTGGGCAGCTTGACGCGGCCGCGGCGGAACCACGGGGAGGCGAGGGTGAAGGCGATGGCCATGAGCACCACCATCACCAGCCCTGTCCATCCCTCCTTCCCTTTGACGAACCACCAGTAGTTGTCCGGCTTCGTGTCCCCGAAGAAGGGCTTCATCGGGACGTACTCCCTCTCCGACGTGTGCAGCAACCTAGGGAAGTCGCACGTCAAGTGCGAGATCACGTGCAGCCCCACGCCGACGGTGATACCTGCCGCGATCACCTTGTGGAAATTGAGGCTGTCGTCGAAGGGAACCGCTTTGCCGAGCTGGGTCTTGGTGCGGAGCCAAGTGATGGTGTTGCGGCAGACGGGGAGGAGGATGAgcgccatgttgaacttgagcGTCTCGGCTCCTCCCTTTGCGACGCAGACGCAGTAACCCATGACGTCGAAGACGGCGCGGCGGCGGTACTGGATGAATTTCCAAGTGAAGAGGCCAGCGCAGATGGAGAGCCAAAGCGCAATCACCCACGCCCGCTGCCAATTGTCCTCTATGAAGTACCTCGCCTGTTGGTACCATCGCCGCAGCGGGTTCGGTTCCTTCGTCGGCTTCAGCTTCTGGCTCAGCATCTGGCTCAAGTTCCGGCTGTTGGTCGTCCCTATGTTCATCGACTGATTCGGCGCTTGCAGCAGCAGCAACTCCAAGTTATATATCTGCGCGCGGAAACGAGCATTGTGGCTAATTAGCTCATTTCTAAGAACACTGATCATTCTGCTCCTCCTGCTCGTTGTTTGCCATAGCAATTAATTCAATTAGATAATTGGTTGCGAGCAATTACCTCAACGTAGCCAAGGTCATTGGGATCCAATTCTTCCATGATGAGCCGAGCATACTCCTCCGCCTGCTCTAGTATCTTTGACAACTTGTTAGCCGACGCGCTCATGGTGATGATCTGTTTCATGTTTACTCGTCAATTAAAGAGCAACTTCAATAGGGTAATCACAAAATGAAACCAGTTCTTCGTCGATTACCTCTTTGACCTCCTCTTCTGTTATTCTTCCATCCAAGTTCTTATCCACCCTGCGTATCCAAATTAGCCGATTTAGATGAAAGGGGCAACCAGTAAATTGATGAACATTGATCGCATACATGTCAAAGAAAGTTTGGAGCCTGGAATCGAAACTTTGGTCGGTGATTTGATCCCAAAACTCGGTCAGCTCAGCCTTAGTGATCATGTCCCCGGTGATATTTCTTCTCCTCGACAACGCGTCGAACAGCTCTCCTGCGAACTCCGTCGATTCCTTCATGCCTAATAAATTTCATTTCATAGCTTCATTACTAGTTTCAGAATGGGTTTAGTAAGCGAAATTGAGGCAGGAATGTTACCTATGCACTGGCCGAAGAGGGACCGGTGAAGTAATCCGTCGACGGCGAGTTCGTTGAAGCGCTTGTCGACCGCCGTCCAGCCGGTGGCGCCGTCAGTCCTGGCGATGAACTTGAGCCCCTTGAGCGCGTGCGCCGCTGCCGATTTAGTCCGGTCGAACTTCCCCGCAGCCGGCCGCTTCGTCACCGACGCCAACCGCCGGAGTTCCTGCGACACCTGCCGAATCCGCGACGACGCGTTCCTCATCACCGACGACCCAAACGACGCCGACCGCTTCTCGAGCGTCCGCGCCAGCAGCGACACCTCGGAATCCTCCGCATCCCCGGCGGCCGCCGGCTTCACGCAGTGCACCGCCACCGAATCGTCGCGCACGTCGAGGGTGATCTCAACGTAGGCCTCGTCGTCGCCGCCTGCGGAGGCAGCGGAAGAGGAGGTGGAGGCGGAGGACGGGAGATTAAACCGGGCGCTCTTCCGGCTGCCGCGCTTGCTGAGCGGGCCGCTGACGACCACCCGCTCTCCCCCGACGCCCTCCGCCTGGATCGTGTCCGACGATCGGTAGCCATCGTCGTCAACCCCCATGCTCTGCATCCGAATCGCAGATCTGCACCCCCGCAGCCGGAGGTTCGAAGTCAAAGGAACAGCCCGACCAGATCGGAAATCCTCTACAACACTAGCTAGCTGCTTAACGATCAACGAGAACGTCCATATAAATAGCCGGTGGAAAGGTGAACACTTTTTCCATTTTGCAGATTACGGAACGTGATTCAAtcggaaggaaggaaggaaggaaggagggCAGAGCAGTGGGGTCGGCGATACTGCCGGAGAGCCCATTTGACTGACTCTGCAAACAGTGGCAAGAAGCAATCGATGAGCTCAATCAACGCcgtgatattttttaaaattacctAGGAGTTGTTGGGCTCCAATTGGGCCCGTCCAATTAAAAAAATTTGTACGGTTAAGGTTTACCCTATTATTAGCTCCAGTGGAAATAAGCTTTATATTTTTAAGTTTCTTTAACATAAATGTTATTTAAAgacattttttcaaataatttataatcaaacttattaattaattaattaattatatattaaatatttattaagtgAAATATTAAATTTGCATGTGGAAATATTTGATTCATTGATATATTGTCATTATCTGAGCGGTGATTAAGTGTGGAAAGCCAAGGTGATGTCGCTCCACAGCTGCAACCTGTGATCGAGGAGGACACATTCAAATAAGGTTTGAATTTGTGAACGAGCCACGCGTTTGCTGTTTGTCGATTGAAAACAATGGACACCAGCCTAGTTttcgaaagaaaaagaaaaagcgtTCTCGATCACAattctcttcttctctctctctctcgtctAGTTTTCTCGTTTtcatatttttgatttttttttattattgcaaTTAATGAATGGGTTCGG contains:
- the LOC122022614 gene encoding respiratory burst oxidase homolog protein C-like, whose translation is MQSMGVDDDGYRSSDTIQAEGVGGERVVVSGPLSKRGSRKSARFNLPSSASTSSSAASAGGDDEAYVEITLDVRDDSVAVHCVKPAAAGDAEDSEVSLLARTLEKRSASFGSSVMRNASSRIRQVSQELRRLASVTKRPAAGKFDRTKSAAAHALKGLKFIARTDGATGWTAVDKRFNELAVDGLLHRSLFGQCIGMKESTEFAGELFDALSRRRNITGDMITKAELTEFWDQITDQSFDSRLQTFFDMVDKNLDGRITEEEVKEIITMSASANKLSKILEQAEEYARLIMEELDPNDLGYVEIYNLELLLLQAPNQSMNIGTTNSRNLSQMLSQKLKPTKEPNPLRRWYQQARYFIEDNWQRAWVIALWLSICAGLFTWKFIQYRRRAVFDVMGYCVCVAKGGAETLKFNMALILLPVCRNTITWLRTKTQLGKAVPFDDSLNFHKVIAAGITVGVGLHVISHLTCDFPRLLHTSEREYVPMKPFFGDTKPDNYWWFVKGKEGWTGLVMVVLMAIAFTLASPWFRRGRVKLPKPFHRATGFNAFWYSHHLFIVVYALLIVHGYFLYLTKEWYKKTTWMYLAIPVILYASERLIRAFRSSISAVKILKVAVYPGNVLALHVSKPPGFRYHSGQYIFVNCAAVSPFQWHPFSITSAPQDDYVSVHIRTLGDWTRQLKSVFSQVCQPPTSGKSGLLRADYDDDSSNGASRSFPRLLIDGPYGAPAQDYKQYEVVLLVGLGIGATPFISIVKDIVNNMKELEALGLADDDIYDDGNIESGSSHKRSASVSTSAASSFKTRRAYFYWVTREQGSFEWFRGVMNEVAETDKKGVIELHNYCTSVYEEGDVRSALIAMLQSLNHAKHGLDVVSGTRVKSHFARPNWRTVYKRIALKHRDKRIGVFYCGAPTLTKELRELAYDFSHKTSTKFDFHKENF